The Streptomyces sp. ICC1 DNA window ACGGAGTGACCTTCCACACCGAGGACAAGCTGCGCACCCTGCTGTGGGGCTGGGCCGGCGAGCCGCTGACCGGGGAGGCACGCTCCGTGCTGGGCGACCTGGAGGCCGCGCTGACCCCTGGAGAGCCCCTCGCCACCCGGCTGGCCGAACTGGTCACCACGGCCGAGCTGGCCGCCGTACGGGGCCGGGTGGACCTCCTGCTGCGCACCGGGACGCACCCGCAGCCCTCCGGGCAGTGGCCCGCGATCCCGTGGCCGCCGGTCTGATCCCGACCGTCCCCGTACACATAGAACCGGCCATGGCGCAAGAGTGCCGATCAGGACAACAGTGCAGGTCCGGTTCGTTTTCGGAACACCCGTCCGGTTACGCTCGACGCATGCATGCCTGGCCCGCTTCTGAGGTCCCCGCCCTGCCTGGCAAGGGCCGCGACCTCCAGATCCACGACACCGCGACCCAAGGGACGATCACCCTCGCCCCCGGTCCCGTCGCCCGTATCTACGTGTGCGGGATCACCCCGTACGACGCGACCCACATCGGGCACGCGGCGACCTACAACGCGTTCGACCTCGTGCAGCGCGTGTGGCTCGACACCAAGCGGCAGGTCATCTACGTCCAGAACGTCACGGACGTCGACGATCCACTGCTGGAGCGGGCGCTGCGCGACAACCAGGACTGGACCGAGCTGGCCGAGCGCGAGACCGCGCTCTTCCGCGAGGACATGACCGCCCTGCGGATGCTGCCCCCGCAGCACTACATCGGCGCCGTCGAGGCCATACCCGGCATCGTGCCGCTGGTCGAGCGGCTGCGGGACGCGGGCGCCGCCTACGAGCTCGACGGCGACGTCTACTTCTCCGTCGAGTCCGACCCGAACTTCGGCAAGGTCTCCAACCTGGACGCCGAGGCCATGCGCCTGCTCTCCGCCGAGCGGGGCGGCGACCCCGAGCGCGTGGGCAAGAAGAACCCCCTCGACCCGATGCTGTGGATGGCCGCGCGTCCGGGCGAGCCCAGCTGGGACGGCGGCTCGCTGGGCCGCGGCCGCCCCGGCTGGCACATCGAGTGCGTCGCCATCGCCCTCGACCACCTCGGGATGACCTTCGACATCCAGGGCGGCGGCTCCGACCTCGCCTTCCCGCACCACGAGATGGGCGCCTCGCACGCCCAGGTGCTGACGGGCGAGTTCCCGATGGCCAAGGCGTACGTACACGCCGGCATGGTCGCGCTGCACGGAGCGAAGATGTCGAA harbors:
- the mshC gene encoding cysteine--1-D-myo-inosityl 2-amino-2-deoxy-alpha-D-glucopyranoside ligase — translated: MHAWPASEVPALPGKGRDLQIHDTATQGTITLAPGPVARIYVCGITPYDATHIGHAATYNAFDLVQRVWLDTKRQVIYVQNVTDVDDPLLERALRDNQDWTELAERETALFREDMTALRMLPPQHYIGAVEAIPGIVPLVERLRDAGAAYELDGDVYFSVESDPNFGKVSNLDAEAMRLLSAERGGDPERVGKKNPLDPMLWMAARPGEPSWDGGSLGRGRPGWHIECVAIALDHLGMTFDIQGGGSDLAFPHHEMGASHAQVLTGEFPMAKAYVHAGMVALHGAKMSKSKGNLVFVSALRRAGVDPAAIRLALLSHHYRADWEWTDAVLAEAVARLERWRAAVSRPDGIAADALVEEVREALANDLDAPAALAAVDRWVELQIATDGDDESAPGLVSRTVDALLGVAL